The following coding sequences are from one Mycolicibacterium aichiense window:
- a CDS encoding TetR/AcrR family transcriptional regulator — MTASARALRSDAARNRESLLAAAEEVFAERGVEASVADIARRAGVAKGTVFRHFASKEDLIASLVCDHLITLTDAAHRLADAGDPGAALLEFLTIAADQRRQHDLTYLLTYSANDARVTTIRDEVHAGVETLVANARAAGAIRPDVTGTDVFLLMCAPVHVMDGLSDPPPDLWRRYLAIIFDGLRPQGATALPLPAPELS; from the coding sequence GTGACCGCATCCGCTCGCGCCTTACGTTCCGACGCCGCGCGTAACCGCGAGTCGCTACTGGCCGCCGCCGAGGAGGTGTTCGCCGAACGCGGCGTGGAGGCTTCGGTCGCCGATATCGCGCGTCGGGCAGGGGTGGCCAAAGGCACGGTGTTCCGGCACTTCGCCTCCAAGGAGGATCTGATCGCGTCCCTGGTCTGCGACCACCTGATCACCCTCACCGACGCCGCGCACCGACTGGCGGATGCCGGTGATCCCGGCGCAGCCCTGCTGGAATTCCTCACCATCGCAGCCGACCAACGACGCCAGCACGATCTGACGTACCTGCTGACATACAGCGCGAATGATGCCAGGGTGACGACGATCCGCGATGAGGTCCATGCCGGCGTCGAGACGCTTGTGGCCAATGCCCGCGCGGCAGGCGCGATCCGCCCCGATGTCACCGGAACCGATGTCTTCCTGCTGATGTGCGCACCGGTGCACGTGATGGACGGACTTTCAGATCCGCCGCCCGACTTGTGGCGGCGCTACCTGGCGATCATCTTCGACGGCTTACGCCCTCAAGGCGCGACCGCGTTGCCGCTGCCTGCACCCGAATTATCCTGA
- a CDS encoding TIGR03857 family LLM class F420-dependent oxidoreductase — translation MSERVLDELGFYLLAGAGGEGPATLMDEARRGEELGFGTGFISERWNVKEASSLVGAACAVTSRMQIATAATNHNTRHPLITGSWATTMHRLSGGRFTLGIGRGIAALYGAFGIPPVTTAQMEDFAKVMRRLWHGELIFNHDGPLGKYPVLFLDPDFDEDIRLALVAFGPETLKLGGREFDDVILHTYFTPETLTRCVKTVKDAAEQAGRDPAGVRVWSCFATVGDHLPEELRLKKTVARLATYLQGYGDLMVTTNNWDPAVLERFRADSVVQSVGGGIDHKATAEQIEHIATLIPDEWLEPSATGSAEQCVDRIRKEFDYGADAVIMHGATPDELEPVVAAYRQAVG, via the coding sequence GTGAGCGAACGGGTCTTGGACGAGCTCGGCTTTTACCTGCTGGCCGGTGCCGGTGGCGAGGGACCGGCGACGCTGATGGACGAAGCCCGCCGCGGCGAGGAGCTGGGCTTCGGTACCGGCTTCATCTCCGAGCGCTGGAACGTCAAGGAGGCGTCCTCGCTGGTGGGCGCGGCGTGTGCGGTGACCAGCCGGATGCAGATCGCCACGGCGGCAACCAATCACAACACCCGCCACCCCCTGATCACCGGATCGTGGGCGACCACCATGCACCGGCTATCGGGTGGTCGCTTCACGCTCGGCATCGGCCGCGGCATAGCGGCGCTCTACGGCGCGTTCGGCATCCCGCCGGTGACCACCGCGCAGATGGAAGACTTCGCCAAGGTGATGCGCCGGCTGTGGCACGGCGAACTGATCTTCAACCACGACGGGCCGTTGGGGAAGTACCCGGTTCTCTTCCTGGATCCGGACTTCGATGAGGACATCCGGCTGGCTTTGGTGGCGTTCGGCCCGGAGACGCTGAAGCTCGGCGGCCGGGAATTCGACGACGTCATCCTGCACACCTACTTCACCCCGGAGACCTTGACCCGCTGCGTCAAGACCGTCAAGGACGCCGCCGAGCAGGCCGGTCGTGATCCGGCCGGCGTGCGGGTGTGGTCGTGCTTCGCCACCGTCGGCGATCACCTGCCCGAGGAACTGCGACTGAAGAAGACCGTCGCACGGCTGGCCACATACCTGCAGGGCTACGGCGATCTGATGGTCACCACGAACAACTGGGATCCCGCTGTGCTGGAACGCTTCCGCGCGGACTCGGTGGTGCAGTCGGTGGGCGGGGGGATCGACCACAAAGCGACGGCCGAGCAGATCGAGCACATCGCGACACTGATTCCCGATGAGTGGCTGGAACCGTCTGCCACCGGGTCGGCGGAACAGTGTGTGGACCGCATCCGCAAGGAATTCGATTACGGCGCCGACGCGGTGATCATGCACGGTGCCACACCCGACGAGTTGGAGCCGGTGGTCGCGGCCTACCGGCAAGCGGTGGGGTAG
- a CDS encoding LLM class F420-dependent oxidoreductase, with protein MGEVGGLKVDRGVISRLAGVAEGAREVERLGYDGCWTAEINHDPFLPLTLAAEHTTAIELGTSIAVAFARNPMTVANIGWDLQDYSGGRLLLGLGTQIKPHIEKRFGMPWSHPVRRMGEFVTALHEIWASWRDGTKLSFDGEFYTHRLMTPMFVPESHPYGSPKVMIAAVGELMTQMCGEVADGLIAHAFTTKRYFDEVTIPALERGMAASGRSRSEFQVMAPVFVVTGTDEAEMAAAAAASRKQIAFYASTPAYRKVLELHGWGELQTELHRLSLDGQWDTMATLISDEILETFAVVAPLDGLAAALRERCDGIIDRVMIGLPPSASEDTVRAFLDEVRSS; from the coding sequence ATGGGCGAGGTCGGCGGTCTCAAAGTCGACCGCGGCGTCATCAGCAGGCTTGCCGGGGTCGCCGAGGGGGCCCGCGAGGTCGAGCGACTCGGTTATGACGGGTGCTGGACGGCCGAGATCAACCACGACCCTTTCCTACCCCTGACGCTGGCGGCCGAGCACACCACTGCGATCGAATTGGGGACCTCGATTGCGGTGGCCTTCGCGCGCAATCCGATGACCGTGGCCAACATCGGGTGGGATCTGCAGGACTACTCGGGCGGCCGGCTCCTGCTCGGATTGGGAACCCAGATCAAACCGCATATCGAAAAGCGGTTCGGCATGCCGTGGAGCCATCCCGTCCGGCGGATGGGCGAGTTCGTCACTGCGCTGCACGAGATTTGGGCCAGCTGGCGCGACGGCACCAAGCTGAGCTTCGACGGCGAGTTCTACACCCACCGGCTCATGACGCCGATGTTCGTGCCCGAGTCGCATCCGTACGGGTCGCCGAAAGTGATGATCGCCGCCGTCGGTGAGTTGATGACGCAGATGTGCGGCGAGGTGGCCGACGGCCTTATTGCTCACGCCTTCACCACCAAGCGGTATTTCGACGAGGTGACCATTCCGGCGCTGGAGCGGGGGATGGCCGCCTCGGGTCGCTCACGCAGCGAGTTCCAGGTGATGGCACCGGTGTTCGTGGTGACCGGCACGGATGAGGCCGAGATGGCGGCAGCCGCCGCGGCGTCGCGCAAGCAGATCGCCTTCTACGCCTCGACGCCTGCCTATCGGAAGGTATTGGAGCTGCACGGGTGGGGCGAGTTGCAGACCGAGTTGCACCGGCTGTCGCTGGACGGCCAGTGGGACACGATGGCGACGCTGATCTCGGACGAGATTCTCGAGACGTTCGCCGTCGTCGCGCCGCTGGATGGTCTGGCCGCGGCCTTGAGGGAGCGCTGCGACGGGATCATCGATCGGGTGATGATCGGGTTGCCTCCGTCGGCGTCGGAGGACACCGTGCGAGCCTTTCTCGACGAGGTGCGTTCTAGCTGA
- a CDS encoding phosphotransferase, with amino-acid sequence MTSATARVPSGIDAVDPAWLTEALDATVTDVVAEQIAQDSGFSSLLYRLHLTGEGVPPTVIAKLAAQSEARGAMELLGGYRRELAFYRDIAGRAPLGTPHVYAARMADDSADFVLVMEDLRDWDNADHLAGLSMERARMCIQQLAGLHSWSVESSNADALQVFPSFDMPAVRDLLVPAFGPGWEVYRTHSAAPVPESVARFAERFTAHAATALDGLTERSMLLHGDIRADNMFFSGEEMKVVDFQFACVGAGAADIAYLVSQGLPTEIRRGRDEALVRGYLQDLGDIGYSFDEAWRHYRLATGFLMVLPVITLLGWDALPQRSRDLCLTLTDRAVATIADIDALEVFG; translated from the coding sequence GTGACTTCAGCGACGGCACGGGTGCCGTCAGGCATCGACGCCGTCGACCCGGCGTGGCTCACCGAGGCATTGGACGCGACCGTGACCGATGTCGTCGCCGAGCAGATCGCCCAGGACAGCGGATTCTCGTCGTTGCTGTATCGGCTGCACCTCACCGGCGAGGGTGTTCCGCCGACGGTGATCGCCAAGCTGGCCGCACAATCGGAGGCCCGGGGCGCGATGGAGCTGCTCGGCGGCTACCGGCGGGAGCTGGCCTTCTATCGCGATATCGCGGGCCGGGCACCGCTGGGCACGCCGCACGTCTACGCGGCCCGGATGGCCGACGACTCCGCCGATTTCGTGCTGGTGATGGAGGACCTGCGGGATTGGGACAACGCCGACCACCTGGCCGGGTTGTCGATGGAACGCGCACGGATGTGCATCCAGCAGTTGGCGGGATTGCACTCCTGGTCGGTCGAGTCGTCCAATGCTGATGCGCTGCAGGTCTTTCCAAGCTTTGACATGCCCGCCGTGCGGGATCTCCTGGTGCCTGCCTTCGGGCCCGGCTGGGAGGTATACCGGACGCACTCGGCGGCACCCGTGCCCGAGTCGGTCGCCCGATTTGCAGAGCGGTTCACCGCGCACGCCGCGACAGCGCTCGACGGTTTGACCGAACGGTCGATGCTGCTGCACGGCGACATCCGCGCCGACAACATGTTCTTCTCGGGCGAGGAGATGAAGGTGGTGGACTTCCAGTTCGCCTGCGTCGGTGCGGGTGCGGCCGACATCGCCTACCTGGTCAGCCAGGGATTGCCCACCGAGATCCGGCGCGGCCGGGACGAGGCACTGGTGCGCGGCTACCTCCAGGACCTGGGCGACATCGGCTACTCATTCGACGAGGCGTGGCGACACTACCGGCTGGCGACCGGATTCCTGATGGTGCTCCCCGTCATCACGTTGCTCGGCTGGGATGCGTTGCCGCAGCGCTCGCGCGACCTCTGCCTGACGCTGACCGATCGGGCGGTGGCGACGATCGCCGACATCGACGCGCTCGAGGTGTTCGGATGA
- a CDS encoding DUF2834 domain-containing protein produces the protein MTLLVHAVLAVLVIAWIIGSNSAVFRRPASGPAFSALEILYYLVGIASVALGWYFNIQFVHQYADGSGNVFTGAGSWWQFITLGYDNPAAASASQDYTIGNVILLPLFTVVDGYRRGIRRPWLFFVSSLFTSFAFAWAFYLATVERQRLHEKSAQAVGASVG, from the coding sequence ATGACGCTCCTCGTTCATGCAGTGCTGGCCGTCCTCGTCATCGCATGGATCATCGGATCCAATTCGGCGGTGTTCCGCCGGCCGGCCAGTGGACCCGCATTCAGTGCGCTTGAGATCCTGTACTACCTGGTCGGCATCGCGTCGGTGGCGCTGGGCTGGTACTTCAATATCCAATTCGTGCACCAGTACGCCGACGGCTCGGGCAATGTGTTCACCGGCGCGGGCAGCTGGTGGCAGTTCATCACGCTGGGCTACGACAACCCGGCAGCAGCGTCGGCCAGCCAGGACTACACGATCGGCAACGTGATCCTGCTGCCGTTGTTCACCGTCGTCGACGGGTACCGGCGCGGTATCCGCCGGCCGTGGCTGTTCTTCGTGTCGAGCCTGTTCACCAGCTTCGCGTTCGCGTGGGCGTTCTATCTGGCCACCGTCGAACGCCAGCGGCTACACGAGAAGTCAGCTCAGGCCGTCGGCGCCAGCGTCGGGTAG
- a CDS encoding acyl-CoA carboxylase subunit beta: MSNAQDWQDTLHDLSRRRQHAHSMGGEERLAKHHGKGKLDARARIEHLLDSGTFQEFGTLVGGEIAADGLVAGAGRIDGTPVMVGAEDFTTLAGSIGPGGNAKRYRLAELALRNKIPLVMLLEGAGFRAAGGEHYGRTPTDLIAQARCSGKVPTISAVLGPSAGHGALVAPVCDFSIMSDQGAIFTAGPPVVKEATGEDISKEELGGPTVALPSGVIHNVADSDEAVLDDIRRYLSYFPSSAWSYPPTRLYDEEAGLRPTPELLDIISRDNRNIYDMRTVLDVVFDEPDWFEIQPKFGKAIICALAHLGGYPVAVVANQPTELAGSIDSDAADKAAHFIMVADSFHLPIVFLADNPGMLPGSQSERNGVLRSGARMFAAQTAATTLKLHVTLRKAFGFGSMVMSLLGFDNQVATFAYPGATMGAMSAAALSRASHADEDVTEILKSMELEASYRSAGSLGFDELISPEETRNALVLALQRGIFSRQEVAQPVSRTVITP; the protein is encoded by the coding sequence ATGAGCAATGCGCAGGACTGGCAGGACACGCTCCACGACCTGAGTCGACGCCGTCAGCACGCGCACTCCATGGGCGGCGAGGAGCGCCTGGCCAAGCACCACGGCAAGGGAAAGCTCGATGCCCGCGCGCGAATCGAGCACCTCCTCGACTCGGGGACCTTCCAAGAGTTCGGCACCCTGGTCGGCGGCGAGATCGCGGCGGACGGATTGGTGGCGGGTGCGGGCCGCATCGACGGGACGCCGGTCATGGTGGGCGCCGAGGACTTCACCACACTGGCCGGCAGTATCGGTCCCGGCGGTAATGCCAAGCGCTATCGGCTCGCCGAGCTCGCGCTGCGCAACAAGATTCCGTTGGTGATGTTGTTGGAAGGGGCGGGTTTCCGCGCCGCGGGTGGCGAACACTACGGGCGCACCCCGACCGACCTGATCGCGCAGGCTCGATGCTCCGGCAAGGTTCCGACCATCTCCGCTGTGCTCGGTCCGTCGGCGGGCCACGGCGCACTCGTGGCCCCGGTCTGCGACTTCTCGATCATGAGCGATCAGGGCGCGATCTTCACCGCAGGCCCTCCGGTCGTCAAAGAGGCCACCGGTGAGGACATTTCGAAAGAGGAGCTTGGCGGGCCCACGGTCGCGTTGCCCAGTGGTGTCATCCACAATGTCGCCGACAGCGACGAAGCGGTGCTCGACGACATCCGACGCTACCTGTCCTACTTCCCGTCCAGCGCATGGTCGTATCCCCCGACCCGGTTGTATGACGAGGAGGCCGGCCTTCGCCCCACTCCCGAACTCCTCGACATCATCTCTCGTGACAACCGCAACATCTATGACATGCGCACCGTCCTCGACGTCGTCTTCGACGAGCCGGACTGGTTCGAGATCCAGCCGAAGTTCGGCAAGGCGATCATCTGCGCACTGGCGCACCTCGGTGGCTATCCCGTTGCGGTCGTTGCCAATCAGCCGACCGAGCTGGCCGGGTCCATCGACTCCGACGCAGCCGACAAAGCCGCGCATTTCATCATGGTCGCCGACTCGTTCCACCTGCCGATCGTGTTCCTGGCCGACAACCCCGGCATGCTGCCGGGTAGCCAGTCCGAGCGCAACGGCGTACTGCGAAGCGGAGCAAGGATGTTCGCCGCGCAGACCGCGGCGACGACATTGAAGCTTCACGTCACCCTGCGCAAGGCGTTCGGGTTCGGTTCGATGGTGATGTCGCTGCTGGGCTTCGACAATCAGGTGGCGACCTTCGCCTACCCCGGAGCCACGATGGGCGCGATGAGCGCGGCCGCGTTGAGCCGCGCCTCACACGCCGATGAGGATGTCACCGAGATCCTCAAGAGCATGGAACTCGAGGCCTCCTACCGTTCGGCGGGCAGCCTCGGCTTCGATGAACTGATCTCGCCGGAGGAGACCCGCAACGCATTGGTTCTCGCCCTGCAGCGCGGCATCTTCAGCCGTCAGGAAGTCGCCCAGCCGGTCAGCCGGACGGTCATCACCCCCTAG
- a CDS encoding TetR/AcrR family transcriptional regulator, giving the protein MPSPARGLTQPERVETSRRRLMEAAAELIVEKGWEATTAAEIGRRAGYSRTMVHARFGGKEAILEDFLQEYVGRLNPDLVPYPTGMDQVLAHIDRIRDLYAVDRDVLRAMFVSTFEAMKTTSPLRERVQKQLIAGVANVADGLRKGQRDKSVRTGIDLDRAVSDITAAFFGLAFQWVALPSGFDLDAELAHARERILRDYGA; this is encoded by the coding sequence GTGCCCTCCCCTGCACGCGGTTTGACGCAGCCCGAGCGAGTCGAGACGTCCCGGCGCCGCCTGATGGAAGCCGCCGCCGAGCTGATCGTCGAGAAAGGCTGGGAGGCAACCACTGCCGCCGAGATCGGGCGCCGAGCCGGCTACAGCCGCACGATGGTGCACGCCCGCTTCGGCGGCAAGGAGGCGATCCTCGAGGACTTCCTGCAGGAGTACGTCGGCCGGCTCAACCCGGATCTCGTTCCGTACCCGACCGGCATGGACCAGGTGCTTGCCCACATCGACCGAATCCGCGACCTGTACGCCGTTGACCGGGACGTGTTGCGCGCGATGTTCGTCTCCACCTTCGAGGCGATGAAGACCACCTCACCGCTTCGCGAACGGGTCCAGAAGCAATTGATCGCGGGTGTCGCGAACGTGGCAGACGGACTGCGGAAAGGGCAGCGGGACAAGTCTGTTCGCACCGGCATCGATCTCGACCGGGCGGTCAGCGATATCACCGCCGCGTTCTTCGGCCTCGCCTTCCAGTGGGTCGCGCTTCCGTCCGGGTTCGACCTGGACGCCGAGTTGGCGCACGCGCGGGAGCGGATCCTCCGAGACTACGGCGCCTGA
- a CDS encoding nuclear transport factor 2 family protein, whose amino-acid sequence MSRTAREVVELYNLVVWNDRDVALAEELLGDSVIRHEVGEAVVLTHAEAVQRVVDHLEMFDEIRFDLNLVVAGDDGEHVAIVYQSPMTLKDGTRVDVGSMEIFRVVDGRITEVWNCGYKQGVWA is encoded by the coding sequence ATGAGCCGCACCGCACGCGAGGTCGTCGAGCTGTACAACCTGGTGGTGTGGAACGACCGGGATGTCGCGCTCGCCGAGGAACTGCTGGGCGACAGCGTGATTCGGCACGAAGTCGGCGAGGCAGTCGTTCTCACCCACGCCGAGGCAGTCCAGCGCGTCGTCGACCACTTGGAGATGTTCGACGAGATTCGCTTCGACCTGAACCTGGTGGTGGCCGGGGACGACGGCGAGCACGTCGCGATCGTCTACCAGTCGCCGATGACGCTCAAGGACGGCACGCGGGTCGACGTGGGAAGTATGGAGATCTTCCGCGTCGTCGACGGTCGGATCACCGAAGTGTGGAATTGCGGCTACAAACAAGGAGTCTGGGCGTGA
- a CDS encoding alkene reductase: MTFTLTDDSALLQPITIGANTARNRLFMAPLTRSRAESDGTPSDLQVEYYAQRASAGLIITEATAVSQVGNGAYVNTPGIYTDRHQEKWAEVASAVHAQDGLMFMQIWHVGRMAHPDINGAESVAPSPIAVKMQAHTPGGKRPLPVPRALDTDEIAGVVAQFRAAARRAVDAGLDGVEIHSANGYLLHQFLADATNTRTDRYGGSAENRARLTAEVVEGVAAEIGADRVGLRISPGNGAGDVNEVDTVSAYEALLERISPLGLAYLHVLINPDSPEFGIVRALWSGPFVLNTGREVDTSFCELENLADWGAISAAAVGRAYLANPDLIERLRTGAELTEPDVATFYSPGPAGYVDYPTLAPTA, translated from the coding sequence ATGACGTTCACGCTGACCGACGACTCAGCCCTGCTTCAGCCGATCACCATCGGGGCGAATACCGCGCGGAATCGCCTCTTCATGGCGCCGCTGACGCGCTCGCGTGCCGAGTCGGACGGCACGCCGAGCGACCTGCAGGTCGAGTACTACGCTCAGCGCGCGTCAGCTGGGCTGATCATCACCGAAGCCACCGCCGTCTCGCAGGTCGGCAACGGGGCCTACGTCAATACCCCGGGCATCTACACCGACCGCCACCAGGAGAAGTGGGCCGAGGTTGCGTCGGCCGTGCACGCGCAGGACGGGTTGATGTTCATGCAGATCTGGCATGTCGGCCGGATGGCGCACCCCGACATCAACGGCGCCGAGTCGGTGGCGCCGTCGCCGATCGCGGTAAAGATGCAGGCGCACACGCCCGGCGGCAAGAGGCCGCTGCCGGTGCCGCGGGCTCTGGATACCGACGAAATCGCCGGAGTGGTCGCACAATTCCGCGCCGCAGCGCGCCGGGCCGTCGATGCCGGCCTCGACGGTGTCGAAATCCATTCCGCCAACGGCTATCTGCTGCACCAGTTCCTGGCCGACGCCACCAACACCCGCACCGACCGGTACGGCGGTTCGGCGGAGAACCGCGCCCGGCTGACCGCGGAGGTCGTCGAAGGGGTCGCCGCCGAGATCGGGGCCGACCGGGTTGGTCTGCGCATCTCGCCCGGAAACGGAGCAGGCGATGTCAACGAGGTCGACACCGTCTCGGCCTATGAGGCTCTGCTGGAACGCATTTCGCCGCTGGGGCTGGCGTACCTGCACGTCCTGATCAACCCGGACTCTCCCGAATTCGGGATCGTGCGGGCACTGTGGTCCGGACCGTTCGTCCTGAACACCGGCCGGGAAGTCGACACCAGCTTTTGCGAACTGGAGAACCTTGCCGACTGGGGTGCCATCAGTGCCGCTGCTGTCGGCCGTGCCTACCTGGCGAACCCCGACCTCATCGAACGGCTGCGCACCGGTGCCGAGCTGACCGAGCCCGACGTGGCGACGTTCTACTCGCCGGGCCCGGCGGGTTACGTCGACTACCCGACGCTGGCGCCGACGGCCTGA
- a CDS encoding SDR family NAD(P)-dependent oxidoreductase, whose protein sequence is MRLAGSTALVTGSNRGIGEQFATDLLRRGAKVYATARRPELVDIPGVEVLRLDILDPDSVRSAAEIAGDVEILINNAADTAGGNLVTGELEAVRRVMESNYFGTLNVIRAFAPVLARNGGGAIVNVLSAAAWLTVAGNTAYAAAKSAEWGLTNGVRVELASQGTQVVGLMPGLIGTETLFDFARSAGIEFPDGSVTDPAALVELALDGLEAGDIEIADAIGLQAKATLAGPPQAFAL, encoded by the coding sequence ATGAGACTGGCAGGTTCTACAGCCTTGGTCACCGGATCCAATCGCGGTATCGGCGAGCAGTTCGCGACCGACCTGCTCCGCCGCGGGGCCAAGGTATACGCCACGGCCCGCAGGCCCGAGCTCGTCGATATCCCGGGTGTCGAGGTGCTGCGCCTGGACATCCTCGACCCGGACTCGGTGCGTTCGGCGGCTGAGATCGCCGGCGACGTCGAGATCCTGATCAACAACGCCGCCGACACCGCGGGCGGGAACCTGGTGACCGGCGAACTGGAGGCGGTCCGGCGGGTGATGGAGTCCAATTACTTCGGCACATTGAACGTCATCCGGGCGTTCGCGCCGGTTCTCGCACGCAACGGCGGTGGTGCCATCGTGAACGTGCTGTCGGCCGCCGCGTGGCTCACTGTGGCCGGCAACACCGCCTACGCTGCGGCCAAGTCGGCCGAATGGGGTCTCACCAACGGTGTACGCGTCGAATTGGCCAGTCAGGGAACACAAGTCGTCGGCCTGATGCCGGGACTCATTGGTACCGAGACACTGTTCGACTTCGCCCGCAGCGCCGGGATCGAGTTTCCCGACGGCTCGGTCACCGATCCCGCCGCACTCGTCGAGTTGGCCCTCGACGGGCTGGAGGCCGGCGATATCGAGATCGCCGACGCGATCGGGCTGCAGGCCAAAGCAACGCTGGCCGGGCCGCCGCAAGCGTTCGCCCTCTGA
- a CDS encoding TetR/AcrR family transcriptional regulator, whose product MVRPAQTARSERTRDALRRAALVRFLAQGVEDTSAEQIADDAGVSLRTFYRHFTSKHDLLFADYDVGLEWFRAALQARSPGESIIESVQSAIDASPYDPEAVAQIAALRARELDAGRIVRHTRQVEAEFADAIADQLSQSAPADTPDERLRVIVTARCIAAAVFGAMELWMIGEDTSLAELGRLCRTALESLRQGIIDE is encoded by the coding sequence GTGGTTCGCCCTGCTCAGACAGCGCGCAGCGAGCGCACGCGCGACGCACTGCGCCGTGCTGCGCTGGTGCGTTTTCTGGCCCAGGGTGTCGAGGACACCTCTGCTGAACAGATCGCCGACGACGCCGGGGTATCGCTGCGCACGTTCTACCGGCATTTCACGTCCAAGCACGATCTGCTGTTCGCCGACTACGACGTCGGCCTGGAGTGGTTCCGGGCGGCCTTGCAGGCCCGCTCGCCCGGGGAGTCGATCATCGAATCGGTGCAGTCGGCGATCGACGCCTCGCCCTACGACCCGGAGGCTGTCGCCCAGATCGCCGCGCTGCGGGCCAGGGAACTCGATGCCGGCCGCATAGTCCGCCACACGCGGCAGGTCGAGGCCGAATTCGCCGACGCGATCGCCGACCAGCTTTCGCAGAGCGCCCCGGCCGACACACCTGACGAGCGCCTTCGGGTGATCGTGACGGCCCGCTGCATCGCCGCCGCGGTGTTCGGTGCAATGGAGCTCTGGATGATCGGTGAGGACACGTCGCTGGCCGAGTTGGGCCGGCTGTGCCGCACCGCGCTGGAGTCGTTGCGCCAGGGCATCATCGACGAGTGA
- a CDS encoding HNH endonuclease signature motif containing protein, with the protein MLSIEVGEALDAIDAALSTLSKVDMAGLAVMDVLELAARCEKATRHHDVVRYDLSHELHRREVSEIGGKPGKVLADWLRITPAEAKRRAEVVEPLSARTALSGEPLAPRQPGTAHAWRDGKLDGEHVRIIQKFLGGLPFDVPAEVRDEAELFLAEKATLMRPDQLSRVAHRLALEINPDGRFSDEDRARKRSAVVGRQQPDGMTEIRINATPEMISYVEAVFAKYAALGMCNPADQTAVVDGEPAPEQVRADTRTIGQRQHDALMAMLRSTLGDPKLGQHNGLPVTVIVSTTLQELQNTTGHGITGGGTLIPITDVIRMARHSYHYLTIFDGVTGQALWLGRTKRIASADQRIVLHARDRGCTKPGCTVPGYATQVHHAAKDWKHGGATDIDELAFACPPDNQLVETGGWTTRKLPSGDTEWIPPPHLPMLIGGVNTYHHPERFLPKDDDP; encoded by the coding sequence ATGCTTTCGATCGAGGTGGGTGAGGCGCTCGACGCGATCGATGCCGCGTTGTCCACGTTGTCGAAGGTGGATATGGCGGGGCTTGCGGTGATGGATGTGCTGGAGTTGGCCGCCCGGTGTGAGAAGGCGACCCGCCATCACGATGTGGTGCGCTACGACCTCAGTCATGAGCTGCATCGGCGTGAGGTCAGCGAGATCGGCGGTAAGCCGGGCAAGGTGCTGGCCGATTGGTTGCGGATCACGCCGGCGGAGGCCAAGCGTCGCGCCGAGGTTGTTGAGCCGCTAAGCGCGCGCACCGCGTTGAGCGGGGAGCCGTTGGCGCCGCGTCAACCGGGTACGGCGCACGCGTGGCGCGATGGGAAGCTCGATGGCGAGCATGTGCGGATCATTCAGAAGTTCCTCGGTGGCTTGCCGTTTGATGTTCCTGCGGAGGTACGCGACGAGGCTGAGCTGTTCCTGGCTGAGAAGGCGACACTGATGCGTCCGGATCAGTTGAGCCGGGTGGCGCATCGGTTGGCGTTGGAGATCAACCCGGACGGCCGGTTCTCCGATGAGGACCGAGCCCGCAAACGCTCCGCGGTGGTGGGCCGCCAACAGCCCGACGGGATGACCGAGATCCGTATCAATGCCACCCCGGAGATGATTTCTTACGTCGAGGCGGTGTTCGCCAAGTATGCGGCGCTGGGGATGTGCAATCCTGCCGATCAGACGGCGGTGGTCGACGGTGAACCCGCTCCCGAGCAGGTGCGGGCGGACACTCGTACGATCGGGCAGCGCCAGCATGATGCGTTGATGGCGATGCTGCGCAGCACCCTCGGTGATCCGAAACTCGGGCAGCACAACGGCCTACCCGTCACCGTGATCGTGTCGACCACCTTGCAGGAACTGCAGAACACGACCGGCCACGGCATCACCGGCGGCGGCACCCTGATCCCGATCACCGACGTCATCCGGATGGCCCGGCATAGCTACCACTACCTGACGATCTTCGACGGCGTCACCGGCCAAGCCTTGTGGCTGGGCCGCACCAAACGCATCGCCTCGGCCGATCAACGAATTGTGTTGCACGCCAGAGATCGCGGATGCACCAAGCCGGGTTGCACGGTGCCCGGATATGCGACCCAAGTGCACCACGCCGCCAAAGACTGGAAACACGGCGGCGCCACCGACATCGACGAATTGGCCTTCGCCTGCCCACCGGATAATCAGCTCGTCGAAACCGGCGGCTGGACCACCCGCAAACTTCCCAGCGGCGACACCGAATGGATCCCACCGCCACACCTACCGATGCTGATCGGCGGGGTCAACACCTACCACCACCCTGAGCGTTTCCTGCCGAAAGACGACGATCCATGA